A genomic window from Flavobacterium johnsoniae includes:
- a CDS encoding tripartite tricarboxylate transporter TctB family protein, giving the protein MIIEFENSLEDYSRSSNEYLRKYFVNSILASILVSFIITLIIVSFKVIEFDWAHISLIFIVLTIGFTAFYNLKSVYNTYRISKLVKKNSSFLDKKRIIIEADGLIYGEQNKKYEWHLFKKVDDLPNYIYLILHDKTTIIINKKGLKTYEINDFLKEVSSYIIYKKSFFEKISSKSLYKLGFVGLIPNFGLISGTVLIVQGYVRKDNKMKIIGLAGVLFTPLFWYIFLNSDFQENNLTQFTNHKLNEIVKDLEFYKSKNGQYPDSLGQLRSQNKFFNDQELFSNEFDFKKSKPEKFYYKRLENEYILKSFGPDLILNTKDDIYPELKMEK; this is encoded by the coding sequence ATGATTATAGAATTTGAAAATTCACTAGAGGATTATTCTAGAAGTTCAAACGAATATTTGAGAAAATATTTTGTAAATAGTATTCTAGCTTCGATTTTAGTTTCATTTATTATAACACTAATTATTGTTTCTTTTAAAGTTATAGAATTTGATTGGGCTCATATTTCTTTAATTTTTATTGTTTTAACAATAGGATTTACAGCTTTCTATAATTTAAAAAGTGTTTATAACACTTATAGGATAAGTAAGCTAGTCAAGAAAAATTCATCATTTTTAGATAAAAAAAGAATTATAATTGAAGCTGACGGATTGATTTATGGCGAGCAAAATAAAAAATATGAATGGCATTTGTTTAAAAAAGTTGACGACTTGCCTAATTATATTTATCTGATTCTTCATGACAAAACCACTATAATTATTAATAAAAAAGGATTGAAAACTTATGAAATTAATGATTTTCTTAAAGAGGTGTCGAGTTATATAATTTATAAAAAATCATTTTTCGAAAAAATTTCTTCAAAGAGCCTTTACAAATTAGGGTTTGTAGGATTGATTCCAAACTTTGGATTGATTTCAGGAACAGTTTTGATTGTTCAGGGTTACGTTAGAAAAGACAATAAAATGAAAATAATAGGATTGGCAGGAGTTCTTTTTACCCCTTTATTTTGGTACATTTTTTTGAATAGTGATTTTCAAGAAAACAATTTGACCCAATTTACAAATCATAAATTGAATGAAATTGTAAAAGATTTGGAGTTTTATAAAAGCAAAAATGGTCAATATCCAGATAGTCTTGGACAATTAAGATCACAAAATAAGTTTTTTAATGATCAAGAACTTTTTAGTAATGAATTTGATTTTAAAAAATCAAAACCCGAAAAGTTTTACTATAAAAGATTAGAGAATGAATATATTTTGAAATCATTTGGACCCGATTTAATTCTAAATACTAAAGATGATATTTATCCAGAATTAAAAATGGAAAAATAA
- a CDS encoding L-threonine 3-dehydrogenase, with protein MNPKILIIGACGQIGTELTQKLRKIYGTENVIASDIRKLNTDVVNSGPFEVVNALDFNQIEHLVEVHQITDVYLMAALLSATAEKNPAFAWDLNMNSLFHVLNLAKAKKIKKIFWPSSIAVFGPTTPKENTPQYTVMEPSTVYGISKQAGERWCEYYHNIYGVDVRSIRYPGLISWSTPPGGGTTDYAVDIFYKAIADKKYECFLSSETKMPMMYMDDAIDATINIMQAPVEQIKIHSSYNLAAMSFTPTEIAAEIKKHIPEFEITYNPDFRQKIADSWPASIDDSSAREDWEWNHKFDLESMTKDMIEHLS; from the coding sequence ATGAATCCAAAAATATTGATCATTGGCGCTTGCGGTCAAATTGGAACAGAGCTGACACAAAAGCTGCGCAAAATATACGGAACAGAAAATGTTATCGCTTCTGATATTCGTAAATTAAATACTGATGTTGTAAACTCAGGACCTTTTGAAGTGGTCAATGCTTTAGATTTTAATCAAATCGAACATTTGGTAGAAGTACATCAAATTACTGATGTTTATTTAATGGCGGCACTTTTGTCTGCTACCGCAGAAAAAAATCCTGCATTTGCTTGGGATTTAAATATGAATTCGCTTTTTCATGTTTTGAATTTAGCGAAAGCAAAAAAAATTAAGAAAATCTTCTGGCCATCAAGTATTGCCGTTTTCGGACCAACAACTCCAAAAGAAAACACACCACAATATACTGTTATGGAGCCTTCTACAGTTTACGGAATTAGTAAACAAGCCGGAGAAAGATGGTGCGAATATTATCATAATATTTATGGTGTTGATGTACGCAGTATTCGGTATCCAGGTTTAATTAGCTGGTCTACACCTCCAGGTGGCGGAACTACAGATTATGCTGTTGATATTTTTTATAAAGCAATTGCGGATAAAAAATACGAATGCTTTTTATCATCAGAAACCAAAATGCCGATGATGTATATGGATGATGCAATCGATGCAACTATTAATATTATGCAAGCGCCTGTTGAGCAAATCAAAATACATTCTTCTTATAATTTAGCTGCGATGAGTTTTACTCCAACTGAAATTGCTGCCGAAATTAAAAAACATATTCCTGAATTTGAAATCACTTACAATCCAGATTTCCGTCAGAAAATTGCGGACAGTTGGCCGGCAAGTATCGATGACAGTTCTGCAAGAGAAGATTGGGAATGGAATCATAAATTTGATTTGGAATCGATGACAAAAGATATGATTGAGCATTTGAGTTAA
- the mfd gene encoding transcription-repair coupling factor: MSKNALYTTYDNLPKAQQIATSLLEGNQIKMNISGLLGSAVSFIIRSVFKKTELPFLIVLDNKEEAAYYLNDLEQMIGEQDVLFYPASFRRPYQIDETDNANVLLRAEVLNRINSRKKPAVIVTYPEALFEKVVTRRELDKNTLKVALNDKISIDFINEVLFEYEFKRVDFITEPGEFSVRGGIVDVFSFSNDHPYRIEFFGNEVDSIRTFDVETQLSVETHKKITIIPNVENKLFQENRESFLDYIAEKTVLFIQNTEGLFSQLDKQFARAEEAFEKLSKEIKHAAPEQLFLNQASFIKRSLDFSVVELASRPVYKTTKKFEFHIQPQPSFNKQFDLLLNNLSENHFNGYINYLFCSNETQAKRFHDIFESLDEANSENIRKQYNTIVLPLYQGFIDEENQITAYTDHQIFERYHKFNIKNGYSKKQNITLKELTALSVGDYVTHIDHGIGKFGGLQKIQVEGKTQEAIKLVYADNDIVYVSIHSLHKISKYNGKDGTPPKIYKLGSNAWKVLKQKTKARVKHIAFNLIQLYAKRRLEKGFQFAPDSYLQNELESSFIYEDTPDQTKSTAEVKADMESDRPMDRLVCGDVGFGKTEVAIRAAFKAVDNSKQVAVLVPTTILAYQHYRTFSERLKDMPVSIGYLNRFRTAKQKTQTLKDLADGKLDIVIGTHQLVNKNVVFKDLGLLIVDEEQKFGVNVKDKLKTIAANVDTLTLTATPIPRTLQFSLMAARDLSVITTPPPNRYPIETNVVGFNEEIIRDAISYEIQRNGQVFFINNRIENIKEVAGMIQRLVPNARVGIGHGQMDGAKLEELMLGFMNGDFDVLVATTIIESGLDVPNANTIFINNANNFGLSDLHQMRGRVGRSNKKAFCYFICPPYSSMTEDARKRIQALEQFSELGSGFNIAMKDLEIRGAGDLLGGEQSGFINEIGFDTYQKIMNEAIEELKENEFKDLYPEENDIDTKEYVKDIQIDADFELLFPDEYINNVSERLVLYNELGAIKDEAGLQEFEKKLIDRFGPLPKQAVSLLNSIRIKWIATKVGIEKLVLKQGKMIGYFVSDQQSDYYQSVKFRNVLTFVQKHGNLCKMKEKQTINGLRLLLTFENVKSIKRALELMELFEE, from the coding sequence TTGAGTAAAAACGCCTTATATACAACCTACGATAATCTGCCGAAAGCGCAGCAGATTGCGACAAGTTTACTGGAAGGGAATCAGATAAAAATGAATATCAGCGGATTGTTAGGATCTGCTGTTTCATTTATTATTCGTTCCGTTTTTAAGAAAACAGAATTGCCTTTTTTGATTGTTTTAGACAACAAAGAAGAGGCCGCTTATTACCTAAATGATTTGGAACAGATGATTGGAGAACAAGATGTTTTGTTTTATCCAGCATCATTTCGACGTCCGTATCAAATTGACGAAACAGATAATGCGAATGTTTTGCTTCGTGCTGAGGTTTTGAATAGAATCAATTCAAGAAAAAAACCAGCTGTAATTGTTACTTATCCTGAGGCGCTTTTTGAGAAAGTAGTTACGAGAAGAGAATTAGACAAAAACACTTTAAAAGTAGCTTTGAATGATAAAATTTCCATTGATTTTATCAACGAAGTCTTGTTCGAATACGAATTCAAAAGAGTAGATTTTATTACAGAACCTGGCGAATTTTCTGTTCGTGGAGGAATTGTCGATGTTTTCTCTTTCTCAAACGATCATCCTTATAGAATTGAATTTTTTGGAAACGAAGTAGACAGTATTAGAACTTTTGATGTTGAAACACAATTGTCTGTCGAAACACATAAAAAAATCACGATCATTCCGAATGTGGAGAACAAGCTTTTTCAGGAAAATCGAGAAAGCTTCTTAGATTATATTGCGGAGAAAACAGTACTTTTTATTCAAAATACGGAAGGACTTTTTAGTCAGTTAGACAAACAATTTGCAAGAGCGGAAGAAGCTTTTGAGAAATTGTCTAAAGAAATAAAACACGCGGCGCCCGAACAATTATTCTTAAATCAGGCGTCATTTATAAAAAGATCTTTAGACTTTTCAGTTGTAGAATTGGCTTCAAGACCAGTTTATAAAACAACTAAAAAATTCGAATTTCATATTCAGCCTCAACCTTCATTCAATAAACAATTTGATTTATTGTTGAATAATCTGAGCGAAAATCATTTTAACGGATACATAAATTATTTGTTCTGTTCGAATGAAACACAGGCAAAACGTTTTCACGATATTTTTGAATCTTTAGACGAAGCCAATTCTGAAAATATTCGCAAACAATATAATACAATCGTATTGCCTTTATATCAAGGTTTTATTGATGAAGAAAATCAGATAACTGCTTACACCGATCACCAAATTTTTGAGCGTTATCATAAATTCAACATCAAAAATGGTTATTCGAAAAAGCAAAATATTACGCTTAAAGAATTAACCGCACTTTCTGTTGGCGATTATGTAACGCATATCGATCACGGAATTGGTAAATTTGGCGGATTGCAGAAAATTCAGGTTGAAGGCAAAACACAAGAAGCCATTAAATTGGTTTATGCCGATAATGATATTGTGTATGTGAGTATTCACTCGCTTCATAAAATCTCAAAATACAACGGAAAAGACGGAACGCCTCCAAAAATCTACAAATTAGGATCGAACGCGTGGAAAGTTTTAAAACAAAAAACCAAAGCGCGAGTCAAACATATTGCGTTCAATTTGATTCAGTTGTATGCAAAACGTCGTTTAGAAAAAGGTTTTCAATTTGCGCCCGATAGTTATCTTCAAAACGAATTAGAAAGTTCGTTTATTTACGAAGATACTCCTGATCAAACCAAATCGACAGCGGAAGTAAAAGCCGATATGGAAAGCGATCGCCCAATGGATCGTTTAGTTTGCGGGGATGTTGGTTTCGGGAAAACAGAAGTTGCCATTCGTGCTGCTTTTAAAGCGGTTGACAATAGCAAACAAGTTGCGGTTTTAGTTCCGACAACGATTTTGGCGTATCAGCATTATAGAACTTTTTCGGAACGATTGAAAGATATGCCTGTTTCTATTGGTTATTTAAACCGATTTAGAACGGCAAAACAAAAAACACAAACCTTAAAAGATTTAGCCGACGGAAAATTAGATATCGTAATTGGAACGCATCAATTAGTAAACAAAAATGTAGTTTTTAAAGACTTAGGTTTATTGATTGTTGATGAGGAACAAAAGTTTGGTGTTAACGTAAAAGATAAACTGAAAACCATTGCAGCAAATGTTGATACGTTGACATTAACTGCAACGCCAATTCCAAGAACTTTACAGTTTTCATTAATGGCGGCGCGAGATTTATCGGTAATTACAACGCCTCCGCCAAACCGTTATCCTATTGAAACAAATGTTGTTGGTTTTAATGAAGAAATAATTCGTGATGCGATTTCGTATGAAATTCAAAGAAATGGACAAGTTTTCTTTATCAATAACCGAATCGAAAATATAAAAGAAGTGGCTGGAATGATTCAGCGTTTGGTTCCAAATGCAAGAGTCGGAATTGGTCACGGACAAATGGACGGTGCCAAACTAGAAGAATTGATGTTAGGTTTTATGAACGGAGATTTTGATGTTTTGGTGGCGACAACAATTATTGAAAGTGGTTTGGATGTTCCAAATGCCAACACGATTTTCATCAATAACGCCAATAATTTCGGATTATCAGATTTGCATCAAATGCGCGGTCGAGTAGGACGAAGCAACAAAAAAGCATTTTGTTATTTTATTTGTCCGCCGTATTCATCAATGACTGAAGATGCCAGAAAACGTATTCAGGCTTTGGAACAATTCAGTGAATTGGGAAGCGGTTTCAACATTGCGATGAAAGATTTAGAAATTCGTGGTGCAGGAGATTTATTAGGTGGAGAACAAAGCGGTTTCATTAATGAAATTGGTTTTGATACGTACCAAAAAATCATGAATGAAGCTATTGAGGAATTAAAGGAAAACGAATTCAAGGACTTATATCCTGAAGAAAATGATATCGACACGAAAGAATACGTAAAAGACATTCAGATCGATGCTGATTTCGAATTATTATTCCCAGATGAATATATCAATAATGTTTCGGAACGTTTGGTTTTATACAACGAATTGGGCGCAATAAAAGACGAAGCAGGTTTACAAGAATTTGAGAAAAAACTAATCGACCGTTTCGGACCATTACCAAAACAAGCCGTTTCTTTATTAAACAGCATCAGAATAAAATGGATTGCGACTAAAGTCGGAATTGAAAAATTGGTTTTGAAACAAGGAAAAATGATTGGTTATTTCGTATCTGATCAACAATCAGATTATTATCAATCGGTGAAGTTTAGGAACGTCTTAACTTTTGTTCAGAAGCATGGTAATCTTTGTAAAATGAAAGAAAAACAAACCATTAATGGTTTACGGTTGTTATTGACTTTTGAAAATGTGAAGTCGATAAAACGTGCTTTGGAATTGATGGAGTTGTTTGAGGAGTAA
- a CDS encoding glycoside hydrolase family 97 protein, whose protein sequence is MRLSKKTALLFFILLSVFSLKAQEITSPDKNLSLKFELKEGGIPSYQLSYKQKAVIKPSSLGLELQNKASFMDGFTITNTAQSSVDENWNPVLGEEKTIRNHYNELVVTLAQAKNNNRFIRIRFRLFNDGLGFRYEFPKQDELSYFVIKEERSEFNLAGNHKIFWIPGDYDTNEYAYTTSKISEIPSLMKKATIEINAQQPIKELSVQTPSMMKSDDGLYINIHEAGLINYPAMYLEVDSKTNKMISHLAPDVLGAKGYMQTDTQTPWRTIVVSDKATDILASKLILNLNEPTSYKDVSWIKPVKYIGIWWEYFVAGRSTWAFGKENNVKMTDDFTKLTPNGKHGATTERAKEYIDFAAKNGFDAILIEGWNIGWEDWIGNWKEDVFDFVTAYPDFDVKAVHAYAASKGVKIIMHHETSGSATNYERRLDRAFQFMNDNGYDAVKTGYVGQIIPRGEHHDGQWMVNHYINVAKRAADYKIMINSHEAVRPTGLNRTFPNWIAQESARGTEFESMGGLAPDHTTILPFTRLMGGPMDYTPGIFQTDLSYYGTGSTQRVNTTLVKQLAYYVTMYSPLQMAADIPGNYERFPDAFQFIKDVAVDWDNSYILEAEPGDYITIARKAKGKNEWFIGGITDENTRTANISFDYLPAGKNFIATIYADAKDANWNQNPQKYTVTKVIVNSKSKLKQYLAPGGGVAISIKEGSASDLKGLKKL, encoded by the coding sequence ATGCGTTTGAGCAAAAAAACAGCGCTTTTATTTTTTATCCTTCTAAGCGTATTTTCGCTTAAAGCACAAGAAATAACTTCGCCAGACAAAAATCTTTCTTTAAAATTTGAATTAAAAGAGGGCGGAATTCCGTCTTACCAATTATCATATAAACAAAAAGCGGTTATTAAACCAAGTTCTTTAGGTTTAGAACTTCAGAACAAAGCGTCTTTTATGGATGGTTTTACCATTACAAACACAGCGCAATCTTCTGTTGATGAAAATTGGAATCCAGTTTTAGGGGAAGAAAAAACAATTCGCAATCATTACAACGAATTGGTTGTCACTTTAGCGCAAGCGAAAAACAACAATCGATTTATCCGTATTCGTTTTCGTTTGTTCAACGACGGATTGGGATTTAGATATGAATTTCCGAAACAAGATGAGTTAAGTTATTTTGTAATTAAAGAAGAACGTTCTGAATTTAATTTAGCGGGAAATCACAAAATTTTCTGGATTCCAGGAGATTATGATACCAACGAATATGCATATACGACTTCGAAGATTTCTGAAATTCCTTCTTTGATGAAAAAAGCAACTATTGAAATTAATGCACAACAACCAATCAAAGAATTATCTGTTCAAACGCCGTCAATGATGAAATCAGACGATGGTTTATACATCAACATTCACGAAGCAGGATTGATCAATTATCCGGCAATGTATCTTGAAGTTGATTCTAAAACCAATAAAATGATTAGTCATTTAGCGCCAGATGTACTTGGAGCAAAAGGCTATATGCAGACGGATACTCAAACACCTTGGAGAACGATTGTAGTAAGCGATAAAGCAACAGATATTTTAGCTTCAAAATTGATCTTAAACCTTAATGAACCAACAAGTTATAAAGATGTTTCATGGATTAAACCTGTGAAATACATTGGAATTTGGTGGGAATATTTCGTTGCAGGAAGAAGTACATGGGCTTTTGGAAAAGAGAACAACGTCAAAATGACGGATGATTTTACGAAACTTACTCCAAACGGAAAACACGGTGCCACTACAGAACGTGCCAAAGAATACATCGATTTTGCTGCTAAAAATGGTTTCGATGCCATTTTGATCGAAGGTTGGAACATTGGTTGGGAAGACTGGATTGGAAATTGGAAAGAAGATGTTTTTGATTTTGTAACTGCTTATCCTGATTTTGATGTAAAAGCGGTTCATGCTTATGCGGCTTCAAAAGGTGTAAAAATTATTATGCATCACGAAACTTCTGGATCTGCAACCAATTATGAGCGTCGCTTAGATCGTGCATTTCAGTTTATGAATGATAATGGTTATGATGCTGTAAAAACAGGTTATGTTGGTCAGATTATTCCGCGTGGCGAACATCACGACGGACAATGGATGGTAAATCATTATATTAACGTTGCCAAACGTGCTGCCGATTATAAAATTATGATTAACAGTCACGAAGCGGTTCGCCCAACTGGATTAAATAGAACTTTTCCGAACTGGATTGCTCAAGAATCTGCTCGCGGAACGGAGTTCGAATCTATGGGAGGATTAGCGCCAGATCACACGACAATTTTACCTTTTACACGTTTAATGGGAGGCCCAATGGATTATACGCCTGGGATTTTCCAAACCGATCTTTCGTATTACGGAACAGGAAGTACACAACGCGTAAATACAACTTTGGTAAAACAATTGGCTTATTATGTAACAATGTATAGTCCGTTGCAAATGGCTGCTGATATTCCTGGGAATTACGAGCGTTTTCCAGATGCATTTCAATTCATTAAAGACGTTGCCGTAGATTGGGATAACAGTTATATTTTAGAAGCAGAACCAGGAGATTATATCACAATTGCCCGTAAAGCAAAAGGCAAAAACGAATGGTTCATTGGCGGAATTACAGACGAAAATACAAGAACAGCAAACATTTCTTTTGATTATTTACCTGCTGGAAAAAATTTCATTGCAACCATTTATGCTGATGCAAAAGATGCTAATTGGAATCAAAATCCACAAAAATATACGGTTACTAAAGTTATTGTAAATTCAAAAAGCAAATTGAAGCAATATTTAGCTCCGGGAGGTGGTGTTGCTATTAGCATTAAAGAAGGAAGTGCTTCTGATTTGAAGGGATTGAAGAAACTATAA